The Pristiophorus japonicus isolate sPriJap1 chromosome 3, sPriJap1.hap1, whole genome shotgun sequence genome has a segment encoding these proteins:
- the LOC139260399 gene encoding zinc finger protein 154-like, with the protein MENTCTTEKPWKCGDCGKVFRKPSELEIHRRNHTGERPFTCSECEKGFTQSSQLVAHQRVHTGERPFTCPVCGKGFTGSSQLIAHQRVHTGERPFTCSECGKRFTQSSHMQSHQRVHTGERPFTCSECGKRFTRSSTLLTHQRVHTGERPFTCSECGKGFTTSSDLLKHQRVHTGERPFTCTECGKRFTNSSTLLKHQRVHTGERPFTCTECGKRFTQSSYLLTHQRVHTGERPFTCTECGKGFTTSSSLLKHQRVHK; encoded by the coding sequence atggagaatACCTGCACCACGgaaaaaccgtggaaatgtggtgactgtgggaaggtattcagaaaaccatctgagctggaaattcatcgacgcaatcacactggggagaggccgttcacctgctcggagtgtgagaagggattcactcagtcatcccaacttgtagctcaccagcgagttcacactggggagaggccgttcacctgccccgtgtgtgggaagggattcactgggtcatcccaacttatagctcaccagcgagttcacactggggagaggccgttcacctgctctgagtgtgggaagcgattcactcagtcgtcCCATatgcagtcacaccagcgagttcacactggagagaggccattcacctgctctgagtgtgggaagcgattcactcggtcatccaccctgctgacacaccagcgagttcacactggggagaggccgttcacctgctctgagtgtgggaagggattcactacgtcatccgacctgctgaaacaccagcgagttcacactggggagagaccgttcacctgcactgagtgtgggaagcgattcactaattcatccaccctgctgaaacaccagcgagttcacactggggagaggccattcacctgcactgagtgtgggaagcgattcactcagtcatcctacctgctgacacaccagcgagttcacactggggagagaccgttcacctgcactgagtgtgggaagggattcactacgtcatccagcctgctgaaacaccagcgagttcacaagtga